A window of the Aspergillus flavus chromosome 6, complete sequence genome harbors these coding sequences:
- a CDS encoding amino acid transporter (high affinity methionine permease) has translation MGLPFWGDREKDAGISVREHNASQESTIQDGSVKYTAAEGINSTSVTYQDASGAPVETDSPLGYSVSFWTSLCLNINQMVGTGIFSTPATILKGVGSVGLSMIYWFIGYLLAQSTLAVYLELASYFPSRSGSEVVYLEQAFPKPDYFFPTTFAVKHVVFSFGSSNAIVFAEYIFGIAGSGYTNWQLKGVAVAAYTVATLIVSSSTKWSLRVVVWFGFIKIATLVLISIAGLVVLGGHTKVEDPMINWHDAWKGTSSASAYGATNAMIKLIFSYSGYTNAFSVVNEIKNPIKTLRWSAPFSLLLVTSLYILVNVAYFSAASREEILNSKQIAAGVFFQKIFGTNGASRALNVLICISAFGNLMAVMVSYSRMLRETGRQGVLPWPKFWTSTKPFGTPLGPYLVQWSITVIMILAPPAGDAFNFVVDLSVYPSSIFNFLLVVGLLLIRRRRSKLNLPRPEYKSWAIAIGFALLANLYLLAAPWYPPTGGANGGDVSFWYGTYLVVGIGLLVACGVYYYVWIKLLPKYKGYEFRQTVLEFDDGSVAHNLVKVPVAELARWDVEHDAVGRLRHRTTYQSSTATDEDKSSEQKNVS, from the exons ATGGGTCTACCGTTTTGGGGCGATAGAGAAAAAGATGCCGGCATCTCCGTCCGAGAACATAACGCCTCCCAAGAGAGTACCATTCAAGATGGTAGTGTCAAATATACAGCGGCAGAAGGCATCAATTCAACCAGCGTGACCTACCAGGATGCGAGTGGTGCACCCGTGGAGACGGATTCGCCATTGGGATACTCTGTTAGCTTTTGGACAAGTCTATGCCTGAATATCAATCAAATGGTCGGAACTGGTATCTTTTCAACGC CTGCCACCATTCTTAAGGGTGTTGGTTCCGTTGGTCTTTCCATGATATACTGGTTCATAGGATATCTGCTCGCCCAGAGCACGCTCGCGGTGTACCTGGAGCTGGCGTCATACTTTCCCAGTCGTTCTGGGTCGGAAGTCGTGTATCTTGAGCAGGCATTCCCAAAACCTGACTACTTCTTCCCTACAACATTCGCAGTGAAACATGTTGTCTTCTCGTTTGGGAGTAGCAATGCCATCGTCTTTGCCGAGTACATCTTCGGAATCGCAGGGTCAGGGTACACGAACTGGCAGTTAAAAGGCGTCGCCGTGGCTGCGTATACTGTGGCAACATTAA TTGTGAGTTCAAGTACCAAATGGTCACTGAGAGTCGTTGTCTGGTTTGGATTCATCAAGATCGCAACCCTGGTATT GATCTCAATCGCGGGACTTGTTGTGCTTGGTGGGCATACAAAAGTCGAAGACCCTATGATCAACTGGCATGATGCCTGGAAAGGGACATCTTCGGCAAGTGCTTACGGTGCTACCAATGCCATGATCAAACTGATCTTTTCTTACTCTGGCTATACCAACGCTTTCAGTGTGGTTAATGAGATCAAG AATCCCATCAAAACACTTCGTTGGAGCGCGCCGTTCTCACTGCTCCTCGTCACATCCCTCTATATTCTTGTGAACGTCGCCTACTTCTCCGCTGCCTCAAGGGAAGAAATCTTAAATTCGAAGCAAATCGCCGCAGGAGTCTTCTTTCAAAAGATCTTTGGCACGAATGGGGCCTCCCGCGCGCTGAACGTGCTCATCTGCATTAGCGCATTCGGCAATCTGATGGCTGTTATGGTTAGCTATTCTAGAATGCTCCGAGAGACTGGAAG GCAAGGTGTACTTCCCTGGCCTAAATTCTGGACTTCTACGAAGCCGTTTGGAACACCCCTGGGGCCTTATCTCGTCCAGTGGTCCATAACTGTTATCATGATTCTCGCCCCTCCTGCTGGAGATGCCTTCAACTTTG TCGTCGACCTCTCTGTATACCCCTCAAGtatcttcaatttcctcttGGTGGTCGGCCTCCTATTGATCCGCCGACGCCGCAGCAAGCTCAATCTACCTAGACCCGAGTATAAATCATGGGCAATTGCGATCGGCTTTGCACTGTTGGCGAACCTCTACTTGCTTGCTGCGCCATGGTACCCGCCCACCGGGGGCGCAAACGGTGGAGACGTTAGCTTCTGGTACGGCACATATTTGGTAGTCGGCATTGGACT GCTTGTTGCTTGTGGCGTATACTACTACGTCTGGATCAAGTTGCTTCCTAAATACAAAGGTTATGAGTTTCGACAGACCGTGTTGGAATTCGACGATGGATCTGTTGCGCATAACCTTGTCAAGGTTCCCGTTGCAGAGCTGGCGCGCTGGGATGTGGAGCATGATGCCGTTGGTCGTCTGCGCCATCGGACAACATACCAAAGCAGTACTGCAACCGATGAAGATAAGTCGAGCGAACAAAAGAATGTCTCTTGA
- a CDS encoding GNAT domain-containing protein — MQSTRLELVHLTIDHLPGYFSVKSDMEVVKWSSPGPLTSIQEAEEELLRDLSEDNRETFAILLRDDLDPKTIEEWQGPEAKDGSNALVPGGFVGFIGVYDLHHVAQVFYTIHRSAWGLGIATEALLAFTELFWILHPDHYRLLGRCDTENPASGRVLEKSGFEYYDFICADEFQPWMVPHARDSLRFVLAKPGYTFD; from the coding sequence ATGCAATCAACCCGACTCGAGCTGGTCCATTTAACCATAGACCATTTACCAGGTTACTTCTCAGTGAAATCCGATATGGAAGTTGTAAAATGGAGCTCTCCCGGCCCATTGACCTCGAtacaagaagcagaagaagagctaTTACGAGACTTGTCGGAAGATAATCGCGAAACATTCGCGATTCTCCTCCGCGATGACCTTGACCCCAAGACAATTGAAGAGTGGCAAGGCccagaagccaaagatgGGAGCAATGCTCTCGTACCTGGAGGGTTTGTCGGCTTTATAGGCGTCTATGATCTTCATCACGTGGCTCAAGTCTTCTATACTATTCATCGATCTGCATGGGGGCTCGGAATTGCAACTGAAGCACTACTGGCGTTCACGGAGTTGTTCTGGATCCTTCACCCCGACCACTATCGGTTGCTGGGACGTTGTGATACTGAGAATCCGGCTTCGGGGAGGGTATTAGAGAAGTCGGGGTTTGAATACTATGATTTTATATGTGCGGATGAGTTTCAGCCGTGGATGGTACCTCATGCTCGAGATAGTTTGCGTTTTGTATTGGCTAAGCCGGGGTACACTTTTGATTAG
- a CDS encoding uncharacterized protein (transient receptor potential ion channel-domain containing protein), producing the protein MRPIPQIIYLIVLLASQLVTADEYIESRALSLCSNSLEFTATYFNVKFTPKNRTIALSFNGRSSISGKVIAELIITVYGYTAMTKVLNPCDMDLEGLCPVRAGEIPVMNTNIKIPDSVISQIPGIAYTVPDLDASVRVFINSSDTGRSITCLEAELSNGKTVYQPGVGWTTAIISGLGLAASAVTSALGHSKAATHIATNVLSLFGFMQSQAMFGMSSVHMPPIVQSWTQNFQWSMGIVRVGFLETLCTWYQRSTGGRPSTLIVNHSKKSIQILKKRFHGTLLKRAGKSGADTHKSIVIRGIQRVGYKAGIESTNIFLTGLIFFVFFATLAMICVAIFSVIRKSLVKSGKIKNDEVKWNFIPKGILFRVILIGYPQICILCLWEFTQHDSPAEVILAAVMLLTTTVAIGFATQKVVRLAKQSVKLYGNAAYTLYTDPACLNKWGFLYVQYQAKAYYFIMPALVYVIVKSMFISLSQAAPVVQTIALVIIEALMLISVSILRPWMNKKTDIYNISIAAINFVNAIFLLIFSNVFSQPGILTGVMGVVFFAYNAVFSLVLLVLMLIASIYAVLSKNPDIRYQPMRDDRESFIRSQSQHQLGTELDALGAAARGEKHSNHDNSIPSLVDPMDRHGHGNEPNGEDRLEANQPSSDILGSEALGYQNNRRKHIPHCRKFYRSGRCKPPTNPDVILPTDVSRACSTSSPWNRGAGYD; encoded by the exons ATGCGACCAATACCACAGATCATCTACCTGATTGTGCTGCTTGCTTCGCAGCTGGTAACAGCTGACGAATATATCGAGTCCAGAGCACTAAGTTTGTGCTCCAACAGTTTGGAGTTTACAGCGACGTACTTCAATGTAAAGTTCACACCGAAGAATCGTACCATTGCATTGAGCTTTAATGGAAGGTCATCTATATCTGGCAAAGTTATTGCAGAGTTGATTATTACCGTCTACGGCTACACCGCCATGACCAAGGTGTTGAACCCTTGTGATATGGATCTTGAAGGGCTTTGCCCGGTGAGGGCCGGTGAGATCCCGGTGATGAATACCAACATCAAAATACCCGACTCAGTTATTTCGCAGATTCCTG GTATTGCCTATACAGTCCCGGACTTGGATGCCTCCGTGCGCGTTTTCATCAACTCCTCCGATACAGGAAGAAGTATTACTTGTCTCGAAGCAGAGCTTTCGAATGGCAAAACAGTTTATCAGCCCGGGGTTGGTTGGACGACGGCTATAATTTCTGGTCTGGGTCTGGCTGCCTCTGCAGTCACCTCTGCGCTTGGCCACTCAAAGGCTGCCACACACATAGCAACCAATGTTCTCTCGCTTTTTGGATTCATGCAGTCACAAGCAATGTTTGGAATGTCGTCAGTTCACATGCCTCCGATTGTGCAGTCGTGGACTCAGAACTTTCAATGGAGCATGGGCATCGTTCGTGTCGGCTTCTTGGAGACTTTATGTACTTGGTATCAAAGGTCCACAGGTGGACGGCCTTCGACTCTCATTGTCAACCACTCTAAAAAGTCGATTCAAATTCTCAAAAAGCGATTTCATGGCACTTTGCTAAAGCGAGCCGGTAAATCTGGAGCAGATACACATAAAAGCATTGTGATACGCGGCATCCAACGTGTCGGGTATAAGGCAGGAATTGAATCTACCAACATCTTCTTGACAGGtttgatcttcttcgtcttctttgcCACACTTGCAATGATCTGTGTTGCAATATTCAGTGTCATTCGTAAGTCTCTAGTCAAGTCTGggaagatcaagaatgaTGAAGTCAAATGGAACTTCATTCCAAAGGGAATCCTATTCCGGGTAATCCTGATTGGGTACCCTCAGATATGCATACTCTGTTTGTGGGAATTTACTCAACATGACTCTCCCGCTGAGGTTATTCTTGCCGCCGTCATGCTCTTGACTACCACAGTTGCCATAGGATTTGCAACACAAAAGGTCGTCCGTCTGGCGAAACAGTCAGTGAAACTATACGGAAACGCTGCATACACTCTCTATACTGACCCTGCCTGTTTGAATAAGTGGGGCTTTCTATACGTGCAATATCAAGCCAAGGCTTACTACTTCATTATGCCAGCCCTTGTCTATGTCATAGTGAAATCAATGTTTATCAGCCTGAGCCAAGCAGCCCCTGTGGTGCAAACCATAGCATTGGTAATTATCGAGGCATTGATGCTGATCTCGGTCAGCATCCTGAGACCCTGGATGAACAAGAAGACTGACATATACAACATCTCCATTGCAGCTATCAATTTTGTTAATGCTATCTTCCTGCTTATCTTTTCGAATGTCTTCAGCCAACCTGGCATTCTGACTGGCGTGATGGGAgttgttttctttgcctACAACGCAGTGTTCTCACTAGTCCTTCTGGTTCTCATGTTAATTGCTTCCATCTACGCCGTCCTATCAAAGAACCCAGACATTCGATACCAACCGATGAGGGACGATCGTGAGTCGTTTATTAGATCACAGTCCCAACATCAGCTGGGTACCGAGTTGGATGCCTTGGGTGCCGCCGCTCGCGGTGAAAAGCATTCTAATCACGACAACTCCATCCCAAGTTTAGTTGATCCTATGGACAGACATGGACATGGTAACGAACCGAACGGTGAAGATAGGCTAGAAGCGAACCAGCCTTCATCAGATATTCTTGGGAGTG
- a CDS encoding cell cycle control protein, with amino-acid sequence MESSRGPPRVKNKAAAPIQISAEQLLREAVDRQEPALQAPTQRFADLEELHEYQGRKRKEFEDYVRRNRINMNNWMRYAAWELEQKEFRRARSIFERALDVLPTSVPLWIRYIEAEMRNRNINHARNLLDRAVTILPRVDKLWYKYVYMEETLGNIPGTRQVFERWMSWEPEEGAWSAYIKLEKRYNEFERARNIFQRFTIVHPEPRNWIKWARFEEEYGTSDLVREVYGAGIEALGEDFMDEKLFIAYAKFEAKMKEYERARAIYKYALDRLPRSKSVTLHKAYTTFEKQFGDREGVEDVILSKRRVQYEEQLKENPRNYDIWFDFTRLEETSGDPERVRDTYERAIAQIPPSQEKRHWRRYIYLWIFYAIWEEMEAKDVERARQIYNECLKLIPHKKFTFAKIWLMKAQFEIRQMELQTARKTLGQAIGMCPKDKLFRGYIDLERQLFEFVRCRTLFEKQIEWNPSNSQSWIQFAELERGLDDSDRARAIFELGIEQPTLDMPELVWKSYIDFEEYEGEYDRVRQLYERLLEKTDHVKVWINYARFEINIPEDEEEEEEEEERPVSDEAKQRARAVFNRAHKVFKEKDLKEERVELLNAWRSFEHTHGSPEDIDKIEKQMPRRVKKRRKLDDDRYEEYMDYVFPADDQSAANLSKLLQRAHAWKSGQA; translated from the exons ATGGAGTCGTCTCGCGGCCCTCCCAGGGTCAAGAACAAGGCCGCCGCGCCGATCCAGATCTCAGCGGAACAGCTGCTTCGTGAGGCTGTTGACCGGCAGGAACCCGCGTTGCAGGCCCCGACGCAACGATTTGCCGATTTGGAAGAATTGCACGAGTACCAAGGTCGCAAGAGAAAGGAGTTCGAGGACTATGTTCGCCGAAACAGGATTAACATGAACAATTGGATGCGCTATGCAGCATGGGAACTTGAACAGAAAGAATTTCGCCGGGCGCGTTCTATCTTCGAGCGAGCGCTAGATGTTCTTCCAACTTCAGTACCGCTGTGGATCCGATACATCGAGGCGGAGATGCGAAATAGGAATATCAACCATGCGAGGAACTTGCTTGACCGTGCAGTGACGATCTTGCCCCGTGTCGATAAGCTCTGGTACAAGTATGTTTATATGGAAGAGACTTTGGGCAACATCCCTGGTACTCGGCAAGTCTTTGAGCGATGGATGTCATGGGAGCCGGAAGAGGGAGCCTGGAGTGCGTATATCAAGCTCGAGAAGCGGTACAATGAATTCGAGAGGGCGCGCAATATCTTCCAACGATTCACGATTGTTCATCCTGAACCGAGGAACTGGATCAAGTGGGCCCGATTCGAGGAGGAGTATGGGACTAGTGATTTGGTGAGAGAAGTCTACGGTGCAGGAATTGAAGCGCTGGGTGAAGACTTCATGGATGAAAAGCTTTTTATCGCCTATGCCAAGTTCGaggcgaagatgaaggagTATGAGCGTGCACGTGCTATCTACAAATATGCCCTGGACCGACTTCCTCGCTCTAAGTCCGTTACATTGCACAAAGCCTACACTACATTCGAGAAACAGTTTGGTGATAGGGAGGGCGTTGAGGACGTCATTCTTTCCAAGCGCCGAGTCCAGTACGAGGAGCAGCTCAAGGAAAACCCTCGGAACTACGACATTTGGTTTGACTTTACTCGCCTCGAAGAGACCTCCGGTGACCCTGAGCGGGTACGTGACACATACGAACGAGCCATTGCACAGATTCCTCCGTCACAGGAGAAGAGGCACTGGAGACGTTATATCTACCTCTGGATATTCTATGCCATCTGGGAAGAAATGGAAGCCAAAGACGTGGAACGCGCTCGGCAAATTTATAACGAATGCTTGAAGCTCATTCCACACAAAAAGTTCACATTTGCCAAGATATGGCTTATGAAAGCCCAGTTTGAAATTCGCCAGATGGAGCTCCAAACCGCTCGCAAGACATTAGGTCAGGCGATCGGCATGTGCCCCAAAGACAAGCTCTTCAGAGGCTACATCGATCTCGAGCGCCAGCTTTTCGAGTTTGTACGGTGCCGGACACTGTTCGAGAAGCAGATCGAGTGGAATCCCTCCAACAGTCAATCCTGGATTCAGTTTGCTGAGCTGGAACGGGGCCTAGATGATAGCGACCGTGCGCGGGCCATTTTTGAGCTAGGAATTGAGCAACCGACTCTGGATATGCCCGAGCTGGTGTGGAAGTCATACATCGATTTCGAGGAATACGAAGGCGAATATGACAGAGTCCGGCAGCTCTACGAGCGTCTTCTGGAGAAGACCGACCATGTCAAGGTGTGGATCAACTATGCCCGGTTCGAGATCAACATCCcggaagacgaggaggaagaagaagaggaggaggaacggCCAGTCAGCGACGAGGCCAAACAGCGCGCTCGGGCGGTCTTCAACCGCGCACACAAGGTGTTCAAAGAAAAGGATCTCAAGGAAGAG CGTGTGGAACTCCTCAATGCCTGGCGGTCATTCGAACATACACATGGGTCCCCCGAGGACATCGACAAGATCGAGAAGCAGATGCCGCGTCGCGTCAAGAAGCGCCGCAAGTTGGACGACGACCGGTACGAGGAATACATGGATTATGTGTTCCCGGCCGACGATCAATCGGCGGCAAACCTGTCCAAGTTGCTGCAAAGAGCACATGCCTGGAAGTCGGGTCAGGCCTAA